Proteins from a genomic interval of Benincasa hispida cultivar B227 chromosome 7, ASM972705v1, whole genome shotgun sequence:
- the LOC120081413 gene encoding probable protein S-acyltransferase 22 produces the protein MRKHGWQLPYHPLQVVAVAVFLALGFAFYVFFAPFVGKKIFQYVMIGIYTPLITSVFGLYIWCAAADPADSGVFKSKKYVNIPDEGKCSHKKSSKFGGESVTFARNPNAASMEEKSVDKDTTGAEANSKDLLKTEKDSAPSKKLSCLSLACFPCAYVCSCLSSKEESSEQHMSEDGMFYCSLCEVEVFKYSKHCRVCDKCVDRFDHHCRWLNNCIGRKNYRQFFTLMVASLLLLIVQWSSGILVLICCFVEKKRFSVEISSKLGSSFSLAPFIIVVAVCTILAMIATLPLAQLFFFHILLIKKGITTYDYIIALREQEQEQQGVGGQQSPQMSVVSSLTGLSSASSFSTLHRGAWCTPPRLFLEDQFDVIPPETGSVSSLGKRTISEEATKKKNPAAVRISPWTLARLNAEEVSKAAAEARKKSKILQPVVRSATSFEQETDSGFGSSGHRMVSRPENNRKRGNKRVRLPVDLPMQHLTNIPAKAVEKSFSGTSTSLGPLQLEARSAFQTSRAMSSSTMVASSPESSLDSPDIHPFRISSSGAEESKRLTGLSAANAAAQKGLPLSRSTSDGYEASGGEDSDRVPSRIVQRPMSWNNVLYGSDQDERLAQLQASSSNQINSKHTRL, from the exons ATGAGGAAGCATGGATGGCAACTTCCTTACCATCCTCTCCAG GTTGTTGCGGTTGCTGTATTTCTAGCTCTGGGGTTTGCTTTCTATGTCTTCTTTGCTCCTTTTGTTGGGAAGAAGATTTTTCAGTATGTTATGATTGGCATTTATACTCCTCTT ATTACATCTGTGTTTGGCCTATATATCTGGTGTGCGGCAGCTGACCCTGCAGACTCGGGAGTGTTTAAATCTAAAAAGTATGTCAATATCCCGGATGAAGGGAAGTGTTCTCATAAAAAAAGTTCTAAATTTGGTGGGGAATCAGTGACATTCGCACGCAATCCCAATGCTGCCTCCATGGAAGAAAAATCTGTCGATAAAGATACGACTGGTGCAGAAGCAAATTCTAAGGACCTTCTGAAGACAGAAAAGGATAGTGCACCATCAAAGAAATTATCCTGCCTTTCGTTGGCATGCTTCCCTTGTGCATATGTGTGCAGTTGTTTGAGTTCAAAAGAGGAATCTTCTGAGCAACACATGAGTGAAGATGGCATGTTTTACTGCAGTTTGTGTGAAGTTGAG GTTTTCAAGTACAGCAAGCACTGTAGAGTTTGTGATAAATGTGTCGATCGTTTTGATCACCACTGCAGG TGGCTTAACAACTGTATTGGCCGAAAGAACTATCGACAATTTTTCACCCTCATGGTTGCCTCTCTCCTCTTG CTTATTGTACAATGGTCGAGCGGAATCCTTGTGCTGATTTGCTGTTTTGTCGAGAAGAAACGGTTTTCTGTGGAGATCTCGTCAAAGTTGGGTAGCAGTTTTTCTTTGGCACCTTTCATTATTGTAGTG GCGGTTTGTACAATCTTGGCTATGATAGCAACATTGCCACTTGCTCAACTCTTCTTTTTTCATATCCTTCTCATAAAGAAG GGAATCACAACATATGATTATATCATAGCTCTAAGGGAGCAGGAGCAAGAGCAACAGGGAGTTGGTGGCCAGCAAAGTCCTCAAATGTCTGTTGTCAGCTCATTAACTGGACTAAGCAGTGCGAGCTCGTTCTCTACTCTCCACCGAGGTGCATGGTGCACTCCCCCACGCTTGTTTCTCGAGGATCAG TTTGATGTGATTCCCCCCGAGACGGGATCTGTTAGCTCTCTAGGAAAGAGGACGATTAGTGAAGAAGCAACAAAGAAAAAGAACCCTGCTGCTGTGAGGATCAGCCCATGGACTCTGGCAAGACTAAATGCTGAAGAGGTTTCAAAGGCTGCTGCAGAAGCAAGGAAGAAGTCCAAAATTCTGCAGCCTGTGGTTAGATCAGCAACttcttttgaacaagaaacaGATAGTGGTTTTGGCAGTAGTGGTCACCGAATGGTGTCACGCCCTGAAAATAATAGGAAGCGAGGGAATAAGCGGGTGCGTCTTCCAGTTGATCTACCTATGCAACACCTGACAAATATTCCAGCAAAAGCTGTCGAAAAGAGTTTCTCTGGCACATCAACCAGCCTTGGTCCTCTTCAACTTGAAGCACGCAGTGCTTTCCAAACAAGCAGAGCAATGTCGAGCTCCACCATGGTCGCCTCTTCACCAGAGAGCAGTTTGGACTCGCCCGACATCCATCCGTTCCGAATATCCTCCTCTGGAGCTGAAGAGTCCAAGAGACTCACAGGCTTATCTGCAGCTAATGCAGCTGCTCAAAAGGGACTTCCATTGTCAAGGTCGACTAGTGATGGATATGAAGCTTCAGGCGGGGAGGACAGTGATCGAGTTCCTTCGAGGATTGTTCAACGACCGATGAGCTGGAACAATGTCTTATATGGTTCAGATCAGGATGAGAGGCTTGCCCAACTGCAAGCATCATCTTCTAACCAGATTAACAGCAAACATACCCGATTATGA